The Anolis carolinensis isolate JA03-04 chromosome 1, rAnoCar3.1.pri, whole genome shotgun sequence genome window below encodes:
- the cmklr2 gene encoding chemerin-like receptor 2: MSLEDNFTEYFENYDEDEAPEFYFSGAQITSLVLHSVAFLLGVPGNALVIWIMGFKWDKTVTSLWFLNLAIADLIFVLFLPLYIAYMALGFHWPFGKWLCKANSFIALFNMFASVFFLTAISLDRYIHLVHPAFSYRHRTLKNTLLLIFAIWILAALIGSPALYFRDTLSLPNNITICYNNFHPNDLDLIVLRHHVLTWMRFICGYLFPLLTMIICYSLLVIQVKKRAVLTSSRLFWTILVVVVVFFICWTPYHLFSILELSAHHSDYFHDLFRDAIPLSVGFAFINSCLNPILYVLLSKKLQFCPSVTFSELVKHTLWEVSRSLTVSEQAWNSISLQPCETPEVEVSQSEACTLSAEEGHTNMRCV, from the coding sequence ATGTCGCTTGAAGATAACTTCACTGAATACTTTGAGAACTACGACGAAGATGAGGCTCCTGAGTTCTACTTCAGTGGTGCCCAAATTACTTCACTTGTGCTTCACAGTGTGGCTTTCCTTCTTGGAGTTCCTGGCAATGCTCTAGTCATCTGGATCATGGGCTTTAAATGGGACAAGACTGTCACTTCCCTCTGGTTCCTCAACCTGGCTATTGCAGATTTAATCTTTGTCTTATTCCTGCCCCTTTACATTGCATACATGGCCTTGGGCTTCCACTGGCCCTTTGGAAAGTGGCTATGCAAAGCAAACTCCTTCATTGCTCTGTTCAACATGTTTGCCAGCGTCTTCTTTTTGACGGCCATCAGCCTTGACCGGTATATCCACTTGGTCCACCCAGCTTTCTCATATAGGCACCGCACTCTCAAGAACACTCTACTTCTGATTTTTGCTATCTGGATTTTGGCTGCGCTCATTGGCAGCCCAGCACTGTATTTTCGAGACACGCTTTCACTACCCAACAACATCACAATTTGCTACAATAACTTTCACCCAAATGACCTTGATCTCATTGTGCTCCGGCACCATGTTCTGACCTGGATGCGGTTCATCTGTGGCTATCTCTTTCCCCTTTTAACCATGATAATTTGTTACTCTCTTCTGGTCATCCAGGTGAAGAAGAGAGCCGTATTGACTTCCAGTAGGCTCTTCTGGACCATTTTGGTTGTTGTGGTGGTTTTCTTCATTTGCTGGACTCCTTACCATTTGTTTAGCATTCTTGAACTTTCAGCTCATCACAGTGACTACTTCCATGACTTGTTTCGGGATGCCATTCCTCTTTCTGTTGGCTTTGCTTTTATCAATAGCTGCTTGAACCCCATTCTTTATGTCCTGCTCAGCAAAAAGCTCCAGTTCTGTCCCAGTGTCACTTTTTCAGAATTGGTGAAACACACATTATGGGAAGTCAGCCGTTCCTTGACAGTCAGTGAGCAAGCTTGGAACTCCATCAGTCTACAACCGTGTGAAACCCCAGAGGTTGAGGTCTCCCAGAGTGAAGCATGCACTTTGTCTGCAGAAGAAGGCCACACAAATATGAGATGTGTTTGA